A part of Bacillus rossius redtenbacheri isolate Brsri chromosome 1, Brsri_v3, whole genome shotgun sequence genomic DNA contains:
- the LOC134527704 gene encoding uncharacterized protein LOC134527704 isoform X2 encodes MTRRTTEAYEAVLRGLIEEVPTFKPATLMSDFKPALRSAFRRVFPNVSVKGCWFHYAQAIFRRAQQLGMARTIRSETGETALKMLMALPLLPTDKIISGVQTVEEYLLQENMMVTFQRLTQYIRDFWIGVVTPSVLSVNGLEWRTNNAVESFYRKLLKAVGGPRPEFWHFITALRKQDSSFHTTRRNVERQVAAQRTRRRSYVRQDENIQQMQGELSEESISIKRFLQRASWTVSSLAERLLRTSLVAAVMDDEVTAEDEFQDDTPPEHLPDILFDGEVTITDETTSTSSLVEERTPNIGRRYRHREPPYQRPRNTNEEAGSSFESILEVSLQENGMDQEVSERVEQPLSEVTTRLCMICNIGEPTNIIVPCHHQGLCDECVAELRRRMTLPPEEDELGALNIEYSLCPYCRTQIHDFLRIHIV; translated from the exons ATGACGAGAAGGACAACTGAAGCGTACGAAGCCGTTTTACGAGGTTTAATCGAAGAAGTGCCAACATTTAAGCCAGCAACTTTAATGAGCGACTTCAAACCCGCATTGCGCTCTGCCTTTCGACGTGTTTTTCCAAATGTATCAGTGAAAGGATGTTGGTTTCACTACGCCCAG GCAATTTTTCGACGCGCGCAACAACTGGGAATGGCGAGAACAATCCGCTCTGAAACTGGAGAAACGGCTTTGAAGATGCTTATGGCCTTACCGTTACTACCCACAGACAAAATTATATCTGGAGTACAAACAGTGGAAGAATATTTGCTGCAGGAAAACATGATGGTTACGTTTCAAAGACTCACACAATACATAAGAGATTTTTGGATTGGTGTGGTGACGCCAAGTGTTTTGTCTGTAAATGGCCTCGAGTGGAGGACCAACAATGCCGTTGAGTCTTTTTACAGAAAGTTGCTTAAAGCTGTAGGTGGGCCCAGACCGGAATTTTGGCATTTCATca CCGCTCTTAGAAAACAAGACAGTTCGTTCCATACTACAAGGCGAAACGTAGAGAGGCAGGTGGCAGCCCAGAGAACGCGGCGTCGATCGTATGTGCGGCAGGACGAAAACATTCAGCAAATGCAGGGGGAGCTGTCTGAAGAATCAATTTCTATTAAAAGATTCCTCCAACGAGCATCCTGGACTGTGAGTTCGTTAGCAGAACGACTTCTACGAACATCTTTGGTGGCAGCTGTAATGGACGATGAAGTTACAGCTGAAGACGAATTCCAAGATGACACACCACCAGAACATCTTCCTGACATACTGTTTGATGGAGAGGTTACCATCACAGATGAG ACCACAAGCACATCCAGCTTGGTGGAAGAGAGGACACCAAATATTGGAAGAAGATATCGGCATCGTGAACCTCCATATCAGAGACCAAGAAACACGAATGAAGAAGCTGGAAGTTCGTTTGAATCAATTTTAGAG GTGTCTCTTCAAGAAAATGGAATGGATCAAGAAGTTTCAGAACGAGTTGAACAACCTTTATCTGAAGTAACTACAA GGTTGTGCATGATTTGCAACATCGGCGAGCCAACTAACATCATTGTCCCTTGTCACCATCAAGGCTTGTGTGACGAGTGTGTGGCTGAGCTTAGGAGGAGAATGACTTTACCACCTGAAGAAGACGAACTGGGGGCATTGAATATAGAATATTCACTGTGCCCCTACTGCCGTACTCAAATACACGACTTTTTACGAATCCACATTGTGTGA
- the LOC134527704 gene encoding uncharacterized protein LOC134527704 isoform X3: MARTIRSETGETALKMLMALPLLPTDKIISGVQTVEEYLLQENMMVTFQRLTQYIRDFWIGVVTPSVLSVNGLEWRTNNAVESFYRKLLKAVGGPRPEFWHFITALRKQDSSFHTTRRNVERQVAAQRTRRRSYVRQDENIQQMQGELSEESISIKRFLQRASWTVSSLAERLLRTSLVAAVMDDEVTAEDEFQDDTPPEHLPDILFDGEVTITDETTSTSSLVEERTPNIGRRYRHREPPYQRPRNTNEEAGSSFESILEVSLQENGMDQEVSERVEQPLSEVTTRLCMICNIGEPTNIIVPCHHQGLCDECVAELRRRMTLPPEEDELGALNIEYSLCPYCRTQIHDFLRIHIV, translated from the exons ATGGCGAGAACAATCCGCTCTGAAACTGGAGAAACGGCTTTGAAGATGCTTATGGCCTTACCGTTACTACCCACAGACAAAATTATATCTGGAGTACAAACAGTGGAAGAATATTTGCTGCAGGAAAACATGATGGTTACGTTTCAAAGACTCACACAATACATAAGAGATTTTTGGATTGGTGTGGTGACGCCAAGTGTTTTGTCTGTAAATGGCCTCGAGTGGAGGACCAACAATGCCGTTGAGTCTTTTTACAGAAAGTTGCTTAAAGCTGTAGGTGGGCCCAGACCGGAATTTTGGCATTTCATca CCGCTCTTAGAAAACAAGACAGTTCGTTCCATACTACAAGGCGAAACGTAGAGAGGCAGGTGGCAGCCCAGAGAACGCGGCGTCGATCGTATGTGCGGCAGGACGAAAACATTCAGCAAATGCAGGGGGAGCTGTCTGAAGAATCAATTTCTATTAAAAGATTCCTCCAACGAGCATCCTGGACTGTGAGTTCGTTAGCAGAACGACTTCTACGAACATCTTTGGTGGCAGCTGTAATGGACGATGAAGTTACAGCTGAAGACGAATTCCAAGATGACACACCACCAGAACATCTTCCTGACATACTGTTTGATGGAGAGGTTACCATCACAGATGAG ACCACAAGCACATCCAGCTTGGTGGAAGAGAGGACACCAAATATTGGAAGAAGATATCGGCATCGTGAACCTCCATATCAGAGACCAAGAAACACGAATGAAGAAGCTGGAAGTTCGTTTGAATCAATTTTAGAG GTGTCTCTTCAAGAAAATGGAATGGATCAAGAAGTTTCAGAACGAGTTGAACAACCTTTATCTGAAGTAACTACAA GGTTGTGCATGATTTGCAACATCGGCGAGCCAACTAACATCATTGTCCCTTGTCACCATCAAGGCTTGTGTGACGAGTGTGTGGCTGAGCTTAGGAGGAGAATGACTTTACCACCTGAAGAAGACGAACTGGGGGCATTGAATATAGAATATTCACTGTGCCCCTACTGCCGTACTCAAATACACGACTTTTTACGAATCCACATTGTGTGA